One Bacillus horti DNA segment encodes these proteins:
- a CDS encoding LysR family transcriptional regulator, which yields MEIQELKAFVELTKFKNFTRAAEKLHISQSTVTMRIKSLELSLGKKLLIRDNRYVELTTAGKRFLLYAQRILELVQESERIVAADEEFEDQLVLGSLNSLWEYMLFPALDQFAERYPTIALRTIIGHSDEIINKIMDGIIDVGIVYIPPKGLDMEVVPLFSNTLKLVAHQSFDIGEQPISIQELSTYPYVHMDWGDPFSSWYRSETGKGKVHSLQVDHAAYLLKFIQSGKYYGFLLNSVCDPLIEKGELKQIELKLDKPVPKRTTYLIYPKRKEQQLGVSTWIDYILSIDLGAS from the coding sequence ATGGAGATACAGGAACTGAAGGCCTTTGTAGAGTTAACAAAGTTCAAAAACTTCACTAGAGCAGCTGAAAAGCTACATATTTCTCAATCTACCGTAACGATGAGAATAAAATCATTAGAGCTTAGTTTAGGAAAAAAGCTATTAATTCGAGACAATAGATATGTGGAGCTGACAACGGCAGGGAAAAGATTTCTCTTGTATGCTCAACGGATATTAGAATTAGTGCAGGAAAGTGAAAGGATTGTAGCAGCAGACGAAGAGTTCGAAGATCAATTAGTTTTAGGCAGTCTTAATTCACTTTGGGAATATATGCTTTTCCCTGCTCTTGATCAATTTGCAGAGCGTTATCCTACAATTGCTTTACGAACGATTATAGGACATTCCGATGAAATTATAAATAAAATCATGGATGGAATTATTGATGTAGGTATCGTCTATATTCCGCCAAAAGGACTAGATATGGAGGTAGTTCCTCTTTTTTCTAACACATTAAAGCTGGTAGCCCATCAGAGCTTCGATATAGGGGAGCAACCAATCTCTATTCAGGAATTGTCTACGTATCCCTACGTTCATATGGACTGGGGAGATCCGTTCTCTTCCTGGTATCGGTCTGAGACTGGAAAAGGGAAAGTACACAGCTTACAGGTCGATCATGCTGCTTATTTACTCAAATTCATTCAGTCAGGGAAATACTATGGATTCTTATTAAACTCTGTTTGTGATCCTTTAATTGAAAAAGGTGAGCTCAAACAGATAGAGCTAAAGCTGGACAAACCTGTTCCGAAGCGTACGACTTATCTTATCTACCCAAAAAGAAAAGAACAGCAGCTTGGTGTTTCTACATGGATTGACTATATATTGAGTATAGACTTGGGAGCATCATAA
- a CDS encoding cell wall hydrolase, with translation MAYGDPIRNHNPNNPWNLNHFRSLPAADNMARMIYSEARGETLEGKRGCYHVVLNRIAVNLAEFGGNTINGTILHPYQFTGMTTLSAREPNRSTQAWTDSLDVALNGGANPIGSCLWFNTNALYNNRSRIRNGREEYSFNGLTYREVVEKRVLGNHTFFRVSGYGGGGSNPIYRVIVDGTQVGAYSQYPNILNEISNRIGTASQIQIQKI, from the coding sequence ATGGCTTATGGAGATCCAATAAGAAACCACAATCCAAATAACCCGTGGAATTTAAACCATTTTAGAAGCTTACCAGCTGCTGATAACATGGCACGTATGATTTATTCTGAGGCCCGTGGTGAGACGCTAGAAGGCAAGAGAGGTTGCTATCATGTGGTGCTAAACCGTATTGCTGTCAACCTAGCAGAGTTTGGAGGTAACACTATTAACGGAACAATTCTGCATCCTTATCAGTTCACAGGTATGACGACTCTTTCTGCTCGTGAGCCCAACAGGAGTACTCAAGCGTGGACAGATTCTTTAGATGTTGCATTAAATGGAGGAGCAAATCCTATTGGTAGCTGTCTATGGTTTAACACGAATGCCCTATATAACAACCGATCAAGAATAAGGAATGGAAGAGAAGAATATAGCTTTAACGGTTTAACGTATAGAGAGGTTGTAGAAAAAAGAGTGCTTGGTAACCACACATTCTTTAGGGTTTCAGGCTACGGTGGTGGAGGAAGTAACCCTATTTATCGCGTCATCGTTGATGGAACTCAGGTTGGGGCCTACTCTCAGTATCCAAACATTTTGAACGAAATTTCTAATCGTATTGGAACAGCTAGTCAAATTCAGATTCAAAAAATTTAA
- a CDS encoding ArsR/SmtB family transcription factor, which translates to MSIKPKENLEIILECSPVYELVLSLRAYLNKKDRKILELGKDRVKQIDEQLSPEIKEIMESERDFLLQQCDIISLVYLCPTKESVSGFLEWLRQDSECFKKLHQFILDESGHSAVQTCDLNGLKDRIVTIWEGWYKQYFANVEEKITAELNRSLSEKKEWMGKLSAIEIIERLTNGMYLEDTNADQIILIPQVHFSPFNIYTQLNVGEQLKQFYCYPIDLQASADEPAPRLLRIVKCISDPNRLKTLRFLYQTEKSFTEIVQHLGLAKSTVHHHVVMLRAAGLVRYHISDTKGTRYSLRETRIREISDVIHEYVTR; encoded by the coding sequence ATGAGCATAAAGCCAAAAGAAAACCTAGAAATAATCCTAGAATGTTCTCCTGTATATGAGCTTGTACTTAGCTTACGTGCTTATTTAAATAAGAAAGATAGAAAGATATTAGAGCTCGGTAAAGACAGGGTTAAGCAAATCGATGAGCAGTTATCTCCAGAAATTAAAGAAATAATGGAAAGCGAACGTGATTTTCTATTACAGCAGTGTGATATTATATCGCTTGTTTATCTTTGTCCCACTAAGGAAAGTGTTTCAGGATTTTTAGAGTGGTTAAGACAGGACAGTGAATGCTTCAAAAAACTGCATCAATTTATACTGGATGAAAGTGGACACTCTGCAGTACAAACATGTGATCTAAATGGACTAAAGGACCGTATAGTTACGATATGGGAAGGGTGGTATAAGCAATACTTTGCTAACGTTGAAGAGAAGATAACGGCAGAACTTAACCGTAGCTTGTCTGAAAAAAAAGAATGGATGGGGAAGCTTTCGGCGATAGAAATCATTGAAAGATTAACAAATGGTATGTACCTAGAGGATACGAATGCAGATCAAATTATATTGATCCCACAAGTACACTTTAGCCCCTTTAACATCTATACTCAGCTAAACGTCGGTGAGCAACTGAAGCAATTCTATTGCTATCCGATTGATCTTCAAGCTAGCGCCGATGAACCCGCACCTAGGTTGCTAAGGATCGTAAAATGCATATCTGATCCTAATAGACTGAAAACGCTTCGTTTTTTGTACCAAACAGAAAAAAGCTTTACCGAAATTGTACAGCACCTTGGGCTGGCCAAAAGTACCGTCCACCACCATGTTGTCATGCTTCGGGCAGCAGGGCTTGTTCGGTATCATATATCGGATACAAAAGGAACAAGGTATAGTCTTAGAGAGACGAGGATAAGGGAAATTTCCGATGTTATACATGAATATGTTACTAGATAA
- a CDS encoding MFS transporter, which yields MRTLMQNRSFMFIWLGQSASALGGTFTTFLMSWLAYEFTGSMVAMGSVWVFYMVPSIIVQLISGPYLDRWDRRAVMVFSEWVRAGTFLIALILFFTGQLGLVYLYIIALVMGIAEPLFRPSSMAYVAQILPKDKLVQGNSSLEGTMQLMMLIGPALAGLLLQLIGVQIIIGMLVIVLGLAGFFLFLLPKSNHTYVQKEGWFTQFKEGLSFYKIYPVLLGVGILLMLMNFCVGAVSPMYLPYVTEVLSGSTFQYGLFMSAFSLGMVLGSVLIGAAKEPKDRRKLMLGAAFLEGVGFLVLGVSSVYVLSLLVAVIQGIFIMSFNIHNTTLYQRRVPEHLRGRVFSIRILLAQAGVPVGALLGGIVADAWGVSILFLAIGSLITLVAIIAFLTPIFKQLNDHVPEVQGETSA from the coding sequence GTGAGAACGTTAATGCAGAACAGGTCATTTATGTTTATCTGGCTAGGTCAGTCTGCGTCTGCTTTAGGGGGAACGTTTACTACGTTTCTAATGTCATGGTTAGCGTATGAATTTACAGGATCTATGGTAGCTATGGGGAGTGTGTGGGTTTTTTATATGGTGCCTAGTATTATCGTTCAGTTGATTTCGGGACCATATTTGGATCGCTGGGATCGTAGAGCTGTGATGGTTTTTTCTGAGTGGGTTCGTGCGGGAACCTTTTTAATCGCTTTAATTCTCTTTTTTACAGGGCAGCTTGGTCTAGTTTATCTCTATATTATTGCTCTTGTCATGGGGATAGCAGAGCCCCTCTTTCGGCCTTCAAGTATGGCTTATGTAGCCCAGATCCTACCCAAGGATAAGCTGGTCCAAGGAAATTCCTCTTTAGAAGGAACGATGCAGCTTATGATGCTTATTGGACCCGCCTTAGCTGGTCTGCTATTGCAGCTGATAGGAGTACAAATCATAATAGGGATGCTGGTCATTGTATTGGGATTAGCGGGCTTTTTTCTATTCCTTTTACCGAAATCCAATCATACCTATGTTCAAAAGGAAGGCTGGTTCACTCAATTTAAGGAGGGTCTTTCCTTTTATAAAATATACCCAGTACTGCTAGGTGTAGGAATCCTCCTCATGCTCATGAATTTTTGCGTTGGTGCTGTTAGTCCAATGTATCTCCCATATGTAACGGAAGTGTTGAGCGGCTCAACGTTTCAATATGGCTTGTTTATGTCTGCATTCTCTTTAGGTATGGTTTTGGGCTCAGTGCTGATTGGAGCAGCTAAGGAACCTAAGGATAGACGTAAGTTGATGCTAGGGGCAGCCTTCTTAGAAGGAGTAGGATTTTTGGTCTTGGGAGTAAGCTCAGTATACGTTCTTTCTCTTCTTGTAGCGGTGATTCAGGGCATATTCATCATGAGCTTTAACATACATAACACAACCCTGTACCAAAGGCGTGTGCCAGAGCATTTACGAGGACGAGTGTTTTCCATTAGAATTTTACTTGCTCAAGCTGGTGTGCCAGTTGGTGCTTTATTAGGTGGAATTGTTGCTGACGCATGGGGTGTTTCAATCTTATTTTTAGCTATAGGTAGCTTGATTACATTGGTAGCTATCATCGCTTTTCTGACACCTATTTTTAAGCAGTTAAATGATCATGTGCCAGAGGTACAGGGAGAAACATCTGCCTAA
- a CDS encoding YaaC family protein: MIDSYIKTEDPMQKIWSFFHYYQNEPNVKALLLERYKAFPDIQEEKQALRLAYENTHKLIYFLKQGVAYFKSAKESEFIVRPLLLYYGVTSLMKAVILINDPFYPRTTAVLQHGITTRKKKKLHYQFLLDEIKVQRDGLLPLFAEMTLTSSLKVHSKFKVRELLSMVPELQDIYTRKTGEQTLLPVHITEQPLPVTTTASLILEDRQAATANMWELRFIPDKKEGITQTEFESLTDLFVVGLSEHESLLHSDQRTFSLHFESKNPLFTPLQHPQICRNSDGSFFFYTKGTLRISDELVVINMLSYLLGMLCRYDTELWGELVFSFSSSDTYLIEEILQLILRKFPNLVLNQIYQQNLIFIP, translated from the coding sequence ATGATCGATTCATATATAAAAACGGAAGATCCTATGCAGAAAATATGGAGCTTTTTTCACTATTATCAAAATGAGCCAAATGTGAAGGCATTATTATTAGAGCGCTATAAGGCCTTCCCCGATATTCAAGAAGAGAAGCAAGCTCTACGACTAGCCTATGAAAATACGCATAAATTAATTTATTTTTTAAAGCAAGGGGTAGCCTATTTCAAGTCGGCTAAGGAGAGTGAGTTTATTGTCCGTCCACTTCTGCTCTATTATGGCGTAACCAGTTTGATGAAGGCGGTGATTTTAATCAATGACCCTTTTTATCCTCGAACAACGGCTGTCCTGCAGCATGGAATTACTACACGCAAGAAGAAAAAATTACATTACCAGTTCCTTTTAGATGAGATCAAGGTACAACGTGACGGGCTACTGCCCTTATTTGCCGAAATGACCCTTACGTCATCTTTAAAGGTGCACAGCAAGTTTAAGGTGAGAGAGCTACTTAGTATGGTCCCTGAGCTACAGGATATCTATACTAGGAAAACAGGAGAACAAACACTCCTTCCTGTGCACATTACAGAACAACCTTTGCCTGTTACTACTACAGCATCACTAATACTGGAGGATAGACAGGCTGCTACGGCTAATATGTGGGAGCTTCGTTTTATACCTGATAAGAAAGAGGGTATAACTCAAACGGAATTTGAAAGCTTGACAGACCTCTTTGTAGTGGGGTTATCTGAACATGAGTCTTTACTTCACTCGGACCAACGTACGTTTTCTCTTCATTTTGAGAGCAAAAATCCACTTTTTACACCTCTTCAGCATCCCCAGATCTGTCGGAATAGTGATGGATCATTTTTCTTTTATACGAAGGGGACTTTACGGATTTCCGATGAACTAGTCGTGATTAATATGCTATCTTATCTTTTAGGTATGCTTTGTCGTTATGATACAGAGCTTTGGGGTGAATTGGTTTTTTCCTTTAGTTCAAGCGACACCTACTTAATTGAAGAAATCCTGCAGCTTATACTAAGGAAATTTCCTAACCTTGTTTTGAATCAGATCTACCAGCAAAACCTGATTTTTATCCCCTAG
- the guaB gene encoding IMP dehydrogenase: MWENKFAKEGLTFDDVLLVPAKSEVLPRDVHLSVQLSETLKLNIPVISAGMDTVTEAEMAIAMARQGGLGIIHKNMSIEEQAEQVDRVKRSESGVITNPFSLTAQHKVYDAEHLMSKYRISGVPIVDEQQKLVGILTNRDLRFIHDYSIEINDVMTRDNLITAPVGTTLEQAEEILQKHKIEKLPLVDDQYLLRGLITIKDIEKAIEFPHAAKDHKGRLIVGGAIGVSKDIDERVSALVEAGVDVIVIDTAHGHSKGVLDTIKRVREQYPDLNIIAGNVATGEGTRSLIEAGANIVKVGIGPGSICTTRVVAGIGVPQITAVYDCATVAREYNVPIIADGGIKYSGDITKAIAAGASVVMLGSLLAGVSESPGEFEIFQGRRFKVYRGMGSIGAMKTGSKDRYFQEGEQKLVPEGIEGRVPYKGPLADSIHQLVGGLRAGMGYCGTKTVTDLIQNGQFVRITNAGLRESHPHDVQITKEAPNYSIS, encoded by the coding sequence ATGTGGGAGAATAAATTTGCTAAAGAAGGACTTACATTTGATGATGTATTGCTTGTTCCAGCCAAATCGGAGGTCTTGCCCCGAGATGTTCATTTATCTGTACAGCTTAGTGAAACATTAAAGCTGAATATTCCTGTTATTAGTGCAGGTATGGATACTGTTACAGAGGCAGAAATGGCGATTGCTATGGCTAGGCAGGGAGGCCTAGGCATTATTCACAAGAACATGTCTATTGAAGAACAAGCGGAGCAGGTAGATCGAGTTAAACGCTCTGAAAGTGGTGTCATCACAAACCCTTTTTCTTTAACGGCACAGCACAAGGTCTATGATGCTGAGCATCTGATGAGCAAGTATCGGATTTCTGGTGTTCCGATCGTGGACGAGCAGCAAAAGCTTGTAGGTATTTTAACGAACCGTGATCTACGCTTCATTCACGATTACTCCATTGAAATCAATGATGTCATGACCCGAGATAACCTGATTACAGCACCTGTAGGAACCACATTAGAGCAAGCAGAAGAGATTCTGCAAAAGCACAAAATTGAAAAGCTCCCACTCGTCGATGATCAATATTTGCTACGTGGCTTAATTACCATTAAGGATATTGAAAAAGCGATTGAATTCCCTCATGCAGCAAAGGATCATAAAGGTCGTCTTATCGTTGGTGGAGCGATTGGTGTGTCCAAGGATATCGATGAGCGTGTGTCCGCTTTAGTAGAAGCTGGGGTAGACGTTATTGTTATTGATACGGCCCATGGTCACTCTAAGGGTGTGCTAGACACCATTAAGCGTGTTCGTGAGCAGTATCCTGACCTGAACATTATTGCTGGTAACGTAGCTACTGGTGAAGGAACAAGATCCCTTATAGAAGCTGGAGCGAACATTGTAAAAGTTGGAATTGGACCAGGCTCCATCTGTACGACACGTGTTGTAGCTGGAATCGGGGTTCCACAAATAACAGCGGTATATGACTGTGCTACTGTGGCTCGTGAGTATAACGTACCGATTATTGCTGATGGAGGTATTAAATACTCTGGAGATATTACCAAGGCAATTGCTGCTGGAGCTAGTGTTGTTATGCTAGGAAGTCTCCTAGCAGGAGTATCTGAAAGTCCTGGAGAGTTTGAAATCTTCCAAGGCCGTCGCTTTAAGGTATACCGTGGAATGGGCTCTATTGGAGCAATGAAAACGGGGAGTAAGGATCGCTACTTTCAAGAGGGAGAGCAGAAGCTTGTTCCTGAAGGGATTGAAGGAAGAGTTCCTTATAAAGGGCCATTAGCTGATTCCATCCATCAGCTTGTCGGAGGGCTGCGTGCAGGAATGGGCTATTGTGGGACGAAAACCGTAACAGATTTGATTCAGAATGGACAATTCGTGCGTATTACAAACGCTGGTCTTAGGGAATCCCACCCACATGATGTACAAATTACGAAGGAAGCACCAAACTATTCCATCAGCTAG
- a CDS encoding D-alanyl-D-alanine carboxypeptidase family protein, whose protein sequence is MKKIGWLGLIVMLAFTTITGGLGTLSVAANTPFDLDAESALLVEVETGKIVFSKNADVALPPASMSKMMTEYLVLEAIHNGDFDWDTVVTTSPFAHFIASLDGTSRVWLAQGEQRTVEELYTAMAVYSGNDATVALAEQVAGSEQLFVQLMNEKARELGMTNSHFVNSTGLPNSMLGQHIHTGTESDENLMSARDTAILARALVREYPEVLEFSSIPEIEAGYFDIEMINFNWMLEGHRTGTPLGLTYQGLDGLKTGYTDLAGNCFTGTAERDGVRLISVIMKSETQQSRFVETQKLLDYGFNNFELNEVVQAGEIIEGYETIPVAKGKQKELPVAIEQALTTYMYEGEEELYTLEVVMDPELVDEEGRLIAPIEQGTAVGEVRVVYTGNTEYSFIQQDQTSESLELIAQEDIEKAGWLRLFMRSILEFFSNVWVSIVEGIQGWFS, encoded by the coding sequence ATGAAAAAAATCGGATGGCTTGGGCTCATTGTTATGCTAGCTTTTACAACGATTACTGGTGGGTTGGGAACGCTATCTGTGGCGGCAAATACACCTTTTGATCTTGATGCAGAATCTGCCTTATTAGTTGAGGTAGAAACAGGTAAAATTGTATTTAGTAAAAATGCGGACGTAGCACTTCCCCCTGCAAGTATGAGTAAGATGATGACCGAATATCTTGTTTTAGAAGCGATACATAACGGAGATTTTGATTGGGATACAGTTGTGACAACAAGTCCTTTTGCCCATTTCATTGCTTCATTGGATGGGACATCCAGGGTGTGGCTGGCACAAGGAGAACAAAGAACAGTAGAAGAACTGTATACGGCTATGGCGGTATACTCTGGGAATGATGCAACGGTTGCTCTAGCAGAGCAGGTGGCCGGCTCAGAGCAGCTTTTTGTTCAGCTAATGAATGAAAAGGCAAGAGAGCTAGGCATGACCAACTCTCATTTTGTAAATTCAACAGGGCTACCTAACAGTATGCTAGGTCAGCATATTCATACAGGAACAGAATCGGACGAGAACCTTATGTCTGCAAGAGATACGGCTATTCTAGCTCGTGCTTTAGTACGTGAGTACCCGGAGGTATTAGAATTTTCCTCCATTCCGGAAATTGAAGCAGGCTATTTTGATATTGAAATGATTAACTTTAACTGGATGCTAGAAGGACACCGTACAGGAACTCCGCTTGGTTTAACGTATCAAGGTCTTGATGGGCTGAAAACGGGCTATACGGACCTTGCAGGAAACTGTTTTACTGGTACAGCAGAGCGTGACGGTGTAAGACTGATTAGTGTCATTATGAAATCGGAAACTCAGCAGTCTCGTTTTGTCGAGACTCAAAAGCTGCTTGACTATGGTTTTAATAACTTTGAGTTAAATGAAGTTGTACAAGCTGGTGAAATCATTGAAGGCTATGAAACCATTCCTGTGGCAAAAGGGAAGCAAAAGGAGCTACCTGTTGCCATTGAACAAGCATTAACTACTTATATGTACGAGGGTGAAGAGGAACTCTACACCTTAGAGGTTGTCATGGATCCAGAGCTGGTCGATGAAGAGGGTCGCTTGATTGCACCGATTGAGCAAGGAACAGCTGTAGGAGAAGTTAGAGTTGTGTACACAGGGAATACAGAGTATAGTTTTATTCAACAGGATCAAACATCGGAATCACTAGAACTGATTGCCCAAGAGGATATCGAAAAAGCAGGCTGGCTACGTCTCTTTATGCGTTCGATTTTGGAGTTTTTCTCGAATGTGTGGGTGAGTATTGTAGAAGGAATCCAAGGCTGGTTTTCGTAA
- the pdxS gene encoding pyridoxal 5'-phosphate synthase lyase subunit PdxS, producing MQEAGTSRVKRGMAEMQKGGVIMDVVNAEQAKIAEAAGAVAVMALERVPSDIRAAGGVARMADPTIVEQVVGAVSIPVMAKARIGHFVEAKVLEALGVDYIDESEVLTPADEVFHINKHDFTVPFVCGARDLGEALRRVGEGASMLRTKGEPGTGNIVEAVRHMRMVQSQIRKVKSLSKDELMTEAKNLGAPYELLLEIHETGKLPVVNFAAGGIATPADAALMVHLGADGVFVGSGIFKSDNPEKFARAIVEATTHYEDYELIGKISKDLGTPMKGIEISNIAPSERMQDRGW from the coding sequence ATGCAAGAAGCAGGAACGTCTAGAGTTAAAAGAGGGATGGCAGAAATGCAAAAAGGTGGCGTAATCATGGATGTGGTTAACGCTGAACAGGCAAAAATCGCTGAAGCTGCAGGAGCCGTTGCCGTTATGGCCTTAGAGCGAGTACCATCAGATATTCGAGCGGCTGGTGGAGTTGCCCGTATGGCAGATCCAACGATCGTAGAACAGGTTGTAGGAGCCGTTTCCATTCCCGTTATGGCTAAAGCACGTATCGGACATTTTGTTGAAGCCAAGGTGCTAGAAGCTCTTGGAGTCGATTATATTGATGAAAGTGAAGTGCTGACTCCAGCGGATGAGGTGTTCCACATCAATAAGCATGACTTTACTGTCCCTTTTGTTTGTGGTGCGCGTGATTTAGGTGAAGCTCTGCGCCGTGTAGGTGAAGGAGCATCGATGCTGCGTACGAAGGGTGAGCCAGGAACAGGGAACATCGTAGAGGCTGTACGTCATATGAGGATGGTTCAATCTCAAATTCGTAAAGTGAAGAGCTTGTCTAAGGATGAGCTAATGACAGAAGCGAAGAATTTAGGAGCTCCGTACGAGCTATTGCTAGAGATTCATGAAACAGGCAAGCTTCCTGTTGTTAACTTTGCAGCTGGAGGAATTGCTACACCTGCTGATGCGGCTCTAATGGTTCATTTAGGAGCAGATGGAGTGTTTGTAGGCTCTGGTATCTTTAAATCAGATAACCCTGAGAAGTTCGCTAGAGCGATCGTTGAAGCGACAACACATTATGAGGATTATGAGCTAATCGGAAAAATATCTAAGGATCTAGGTACACCGATGAAGGGTATTGAGATTTCCAATATTGCCCCTTCTGAACGGATGCAGGATCGCGGCTGGTAG
- the pdxT gene encoding pyridoxal 5'-phosphate synthase glutaminase subunit PdxT, translated as MKIGVLALQGAVAEHVRMLQKAGAEAFPIKKVEQLEDISGLVIPGGESTTIGRLMRMYGFMERLQQLASSGFPLFGTCAGLIILAKRIAEQETSHLGVMDIDVQRNAFGRQRESFETNLVLEGIADDFRAVFIRAPLILEVGSDVQILAKHKDSIVAARQGHYLAASFHPELTEDERLHAYFVQMVQSYAWGNTEGKKQEIQREQEI; from the coding sequence ATGAAAATAGGTGTATTAGCCTTGCAGGGTGCTGTGGCCGAGCATGTTCGTATGCTACAGAAGGCTGGAGCAGAGGCGTTCCCAATTAAGAAGGTCGAACAGCTGGAGGATATATCAGGCTTAGTCATTCCAGGCGGAGAAAGCACAACAATTGGTAGGCTTATGAGGATGTATGGCTTTATGGAGAGGCTACAGCAGTTAGCCTCCTCAGGATTCCCTTTGTTCGGCACCTGTGCAGGTTTAATTATTTTAGCTAAACGTATTGCTGAGCAAGAAACCTCTCATCTAGGAGTTATGGACATAGATGTGCAACGAAACGCTTTTGGCCGTCAGCGGGAAAGCTTTGAAACAAACCTAGTTCTTGAAGGAATAGCTGATGACTTTAGAGCGGTATTTATTCGAGCTCCCCTTATTTTAGAGGTCGGTTCAGATGTCCAAATTCTAGCGAAGCACAAGGACAGTATTGTAGCGGCTAGGCAAGGCCATTATCTAGCAGCAAGCTTTCATCCAGAACTTACGGAGGACGAGCGCTTACACGCTTATTTCGTTCAAATGGTTCAGTCCTACGCTTGGGGCAACACAGAAGGTAAGAAGCAAGAGATTCAGCGTGAGCAAGAGATATAG
- the serS gene encoding serine--tRNA ligase: MLDAKRLRTDFEEVKEKLQHRGEDITELDKFPELDTKRRALIQQVEELKSRRNSVSQQVALLKREKQDAEHLIQEMKSVNDQIKQQDEELNALDAQINDILLTIPNVPHESVPIGATEDDNVLHRTWGETPQFDFEPQPHWDIASKLGILDFEAAAKVTGARFVFLKKIGARLERALINFMLDQHIDQHGYEEIVPPYIVNRESMTGTGQLPKFEEDAFKLQDTDFFLIPTSEVPVTNYYRDHVLDVEQLPVAFAAYSACFRSEAGSAGRDTRGLIRQHQFNKVELVRFVKPEDSYEELEKLTAHAERILQLLELPYRVLNMCTADLGFTAAKKYDIEVWLPSYSTYREISSCSNFEDFQARRANIRFRRDKKGKPEFVHTLNGSGLAIGRTVAAILENYQAQDGRVRVPAVLQPYLGNRTHLE; this comes from the coding sequence ATGCTTGATGCGAAACGATTACGTACTGATTTTGAAGAGGTGAAAGAAAAGCTCCAGCACCGTGGTGAGGATATTACAGAGCTGGACAAGTTTCCTGAGCTAGATACGAAACGCAGAGCTTTAATTCAACAAGTTGAGGAGCTAAAGAGCCGTAGAAATAGCGTTTCTCAACAGGTGGCCCTGCTTAAAAGAGAAAAACAGGATGCGGAGCATCTGATTCAAGAAATGAAAAGTGTGAATGATCAAATCAAACAACAGGATGAAGAGCTAAACGCTCTTGATGCACAAATTAATGATATCCTGCTAACCATACCTAATGTTCCACATGAGAGTGTGCCGATTGGGGCAACTGAGGATGATAACGTGCTTCACCGTACATGGGGAGAAACTCCTCAATTTGATTTTGAACCACAGCCCCACTGGGACATTGCCAGCAAGCTAGGCATTTTAGATTTTGAAGCAGCGGCCAAGGTAACGGGTGCACGCTTTGTCTTTTTGAAGAAGATCGGAGCTCGTTTAGAGCGTGCGTTAATTAACTTTATGTTGGATCAGCATATTGATCAGCATGGCTATGAGGAAATTGTGCCTCCGTATATCGTTAATCGTGAGAGCATGACAGGGACAGGGCAGCTTCCTAAATTTGAAGAGGACGCTTTTAAATTGCAGGATACAGACTTTTTCCTGATCCCTACATCAGAGGTTCCTGTAACGAACTATTATCGTGATCATGTATTGGACGTGGAGCAGCTTCCAGTTGCTTTTGCGGCGTATAGTGCTTGCTTCAGATCTGAAGCGGGGTCTGCCGGAAGAGATACAAGAGGGCTGATTCGTCAGCATCAATTTAATAAGGTTGAGCTTGTTCGTTTTGTAAAGCCAGAGGACTCCTATGAGGAGCTAGAAAAGCTAACGGCTCACGCTGAACGAATTCTACAGCTGCTAGAGCTTCCTTATCGAGTGCTTAATATGTGTACAGCAGATCTAGGCTTTACTGCCGCTAAAAAGTACGACATAGAGGTCTGGCTTCCAAGCTATTCTACCTACCGTGAGATTTCCTCCTGTAGTAACTTTGAAGATTTCCAGGCAAGAAGAGCCAATATTCGCTTTAGAAGAGACAAAAAAGGTAAGCCAGAATTTGTTCATACACTCAACGGCTCTGGCCTAGCTATTGGAAGAACGGTTGCAGCGATTTTGGAGAACTATCAGGCGCAGGACGGTAGAGTAAGAGTCCCTGCCGTTTTACAGCCTTACTTAGGCAATCGTACACATTTAGAATAG